In Rhodoferax sediminis, the sequence CGCCGTTCTCATCCTCAAACTTGACTTGCCCCCACTTGCATGTGGCATGCCTTGCCGGCGGATAATCCGGCCTCATGAACCTGTCTCTTTCTCTCTTCCCCCTCGGCTGGCAGCACTACCTGCTGGGCGGGCTGCTCGTGGGCGCGGGCACGGCGCTGCTGTTCGTGTTGACCGGCCGTATCGGCGGCATGAGCACACTGTTCTCTAGCACCTGGTCTTTCGTGGTGCGCCGGCCGTTTTTCCAGCAGGCGCGGTTTGTCGATTCGCGCAACTGGCGGCTGGTGTATGCGCTGGGCCTGATCCTGGGCGGGCTGGTGTGGTGGCTGGGCTTTGCCGGGGGCGTGCGCGAGGCCACGAACGTGCCGGCATGGCAGCTGCTGGTGGGCGGTATTTTTGTGGGCTACGGGGCACGGCTGGGCAACGGCTGCACCTCGGGTCACGGCATTTGCGGGCTGGGCTCCCTGCAGTGGCCTTCGCTGATGGCGGTGCTGACCTTCATGGCGACCGCCTTCCTCACGGCCAACCTGGCGGCAAGGTGGCTGTCATGAGCGTGACCAGCAAGACTCTCCCGCGCGCGCTGGCCACGCTGGTGGCGGGCGCGCTGTTTGGCTTCGGCCTGTCGCTGTCCACCATGATCCGGCCCGAAGTGGTGCTGAGTTTTCTGCACTTGAACGACTTCGGCCTCATGCTGGTGATGGGCGGCGCGGTGGCGGTGGTGGTGCCGGCCTACAAGCTGGCACCCCGCCTGCTGGGTCGCCCGCTGCTGGGCGACGTGTTTCGCAGGCACGCCAGCGTCTGGAACCGCGACACGCTGGTGGGCGCGGCCCTGTTCGGTGTGGGCTGGGGGCTGTGCGGCGTATGCCCCGGCCCGGCCATTGCCGGCCTGGGTGCGGGCAACTGGAGCCTGCTGTGGGCGCTGGCCGGCATCGCGCTGGGTGCGCTGTTGCAGGGGCTGCGGTCGGATGCACGCCCCTACAACCAGCGCCTGACGCCCGACTTGTAGTCTTCGTAACGGCTGCCGAACAGCTTGGACAGCGCCCGCTCTTCGGGCTGGATCTGGAAGCGGTTCATGTAGAGCACAAAGGCCACGGGCCCCAGCAGCGCCCAGGCGCACGACAGATACACGGCCCACGCCACAAGCACAAACACGAGGCCGACGTACATCGGATTGCGCGTCAGCCGGTACACGCCCGAGCACACCAGAGCGGCAGCCTTGTCCGGCTTCATCGGGTTGACGGTGGTTTGGCCGCGCCGAAACGCGACCACGCCCGACAGATCAAAGGCGGCACCCATCAGCGCCAGCACGACCGCCGCCGGCACCCGCAGGGCCGCGGGCACATCGACCAGCGGGGCCAGCACCGCGATGCCCCACATGGCGGCGGCAGCCAGCGCGGTAACGACGGGGGGCGGGATCTTGAGTTCGAGGGCTTGCATGCGAAGGCCCCTCAGCCGCCCTTCGAAGCCGAACCGGCCTTGCGCCGCACATGCAGTTGCACATGCGTGGAACCATCGCCCATCGGGACCTCCTTCACCTCCAGATAGCTCTGCTTGCGCATCAACTCGCCCAGCTTCGAGAAACCGTAGTTGCGCGGGTCGAACGAAGGATGGTTGCGCGTGAGCTGGCTGCCCAGCGCCGACAGGGTGGACCAGCCGTCGTCGCGCGCCGTGGCGTCCAGCGCCGTGAGGATCATGGGCCGCAGCTTGGGCAGGCCCGCCACCTCGGTGGCGACCTCGCGCGCCTTTTGCTCTTCGGGCTCGGCGCGCAAAATTTCCGTGTAGATGAACTTGTCGCACGCGGCCACAAACGGCTCGGGCGTCTTGCGCTCGCCAAAGCCATACACCACCAGCCCCGCCTCGCGAATGCGCGTGGCCAGGCGCGTGAAGTCGCTGTCGCTGGAGACCAGGCAGAAGCCGTCCACGCTGGCGGTGTGCAGCACGTCCATGGCGTCGATGAT encodes:
- a CDS encoding YeeE/YedE family protein, yielding MNLSLSLFPLGWQHYLLGGLLVGAGTALLFVLTGRIGGMSTLFSSTWSFVVRRPFFQQARFVDSRNWRLVYALGLILGGLVWWLGFAGGVREATNVPAWQLLVGGIFVGYGARLGNGCTSGHGICGLGSLQWPSLMAVLTFMATAFLTANLAARWLS
- a CDS encoding DUF6691 family protein; translation: MSVTSKTLPRALATLVAGALFGFGLSLSTMIRPEVVLSFLHLNDFGLMLVMGGAVAVVVPAYKLAPRLLGRPLLGDVFRRHASVWNRDTLVGAALFGVGWGLCGVCPGPAIAGLGAGNWSLLWALAGIALGALLQGLRSDARPYNQRLTPDL
- a CDS encoding methyltransferase family protein — encoded protein: MQALELKIPPPVVTALAAAAMWGIAVLAPLVDVPAALRVPAAVVLALMGAAFDLSGVVAFRRGQTTVNPMKPDKAAALVCSGVYRLTRNPMYVGLVFVLVAWAVYLSCAWALLGPVAFVLYMNRFQIQPEERALSKLFGSRYEDYKSGVRRWL
- a CDS encoding NYN domain-containing protein, with translation MATTHNERLAVLIDADNAQASVIQELLAEVSRYGTATIKRAYGDWTTQNLKGWKEVLHKLAIQPIQQFSYTTGKNSTDASLIIDAMDVLHTASVDGFCLVSSDSDFTRLATRIREAGLVVYGFGERKTPEPFVAACDKFIYTEILRAEPEEQKAREVATEVAGLPKLRPMILTALDATARDDGWSTLSALGSQLTRNHPSFDPRNYGFSKLGELMRKQSYLEVKEVPMGDGSTHVQLHVRRKAGSASKGG